AAATTATAGAAGAAAGAGAATACATATACAACGACAGTACCCTGGCTAATAATGGATACAAATAAATTAGCAATTGTACTAGATCCCAAATCGAACCGGAAAATAATTAATCATAGATATAAAATCATAAAGAAAATAGGTCAAGGGCAATATGGGAAAGTATTATTGGGAGAAGATGTTACAACTACGGTAACTTCCACTGAAAAGAATAAGTCAACCACGATTTCAACTTACGTTGCCATAAAAACTATTAATCGAATAGATAAATCGAGGCTATTATTAGTGAAGAATTCTAGTAATAACATCAGCATGAAGATTAAACGTGagataacaataatgaaacaatGCAATCATCCTAATATTGTTAAATTGTACCAagtaattgatgatttaagatttgataaaatattattgattttagaATATTGTCAATATGGTGAAATTGACTGGAAACGATATAATCATTACCGTGAAAAATATAGAAAGATTGATACTGAAAGCACGCGAGGGAACACTAACTCCATACCACAAACACGTTTGACCTTAAACAAGATTCTACGTGACATCATTAACGGATTAGAATATTTGCATGATTATAAACATATAATACATCGAGATTTGAAGCCATCAAACTTACTAATAAACCAGAATAATACTGTCAAAATATCAGATTTTGGGGTGAGTCTATTACTAGAGAATAATGCTAATGACGCCAAAGAATTGGCAAAAATCATGGGTACGCCAGCATTTTATGCGCCTGAACTATGTcaatttgttaataatCGGTTTTCTATGGTTACTAACGAAGATCATGCTGgtaacaaaattaaaattagtTATAATATTGACATTTGGTCATTGGGAGTGACTTTGTATTGTTTACtgtttaataatttaccctttaatggtaataatgaatttgaaatgtGTAAGAACATTGTTAAAAGTGAACTACAATTCCCTTTAATCAAGCATTCATCAAAAGTTACAGAGAATGATAtccaagaattgaaatgtttgaaagatttaatcaagaaaattttgGTCAAAGACCCAGATGAAAGAATATCATTGAAAGAGATTAAAGTGCATCCATTTACTACATTTGATTTAAGTGAATtagagaagaagaagtttttcaagtttaatcaaaatatattcaaGGCAGAAGATTGTAAAAAAGAACTTGATGTTGATGGAGCAATTCCTGCTTCATCTCCACAATCTTCAAGTTTGTCAAAAAGGATCaagaatttgttttcaaGCAAACTGCCTGTTGCTACTACTgctaccactaccacttCTTCTCCACCTCCAGCAACTACATTACCGTCAACACCAGGAAATTCATCCCTGAAACACACACCAAgcaatttgaaatataacAATTTGTCATTAAAGGAGTTGGAGCATGTAGATGATTTATTGGATTCTTATTTGGAcgattcatcatcattggGGAGTATTGAAGGAGACGACGAAGGTGTTGATACATCTAATATACTTGGTGATTTGGATAAAGATACAAATTATGATCATTCGCCACTGcaattacaagaaaaagcCAGTGATCTAACCAAGAATGCGACACAAGTAGAAACAAAGCATAAACCTCAACCATTGGATTTGAAGCAAGCGGTAACATCTTTCCCACCACTACCGCCACCTCGAGGTaacttttcttcttctttggaGGTGACAAACAATAGTAATGATAATACCTCATCACCAGTGACACcaataaatgaaaacatTACTACCATTATTGGAGAAAGGTCGCCTGTGAATAATTACAA
The sequence above is a segment of the Candida albicans SC5314 chromosome 3, complete sequence genome. Coding sequences within it:
- a CDS encoding serine/threonine protein kinase (Ortholog of S. cerevisiae Elm1; a serine/threonine protein kinase that regulates cellular morphogenesis, septin behavior, and cytokinesis in S. cerevisiae; possibly an essential gene, disruptants not obtained by UAU1 method), producing the protein MDTNKLAIVLDPKSNRKIINHRYKIIKKIGQGQYGKVLLGEDVTTTVTSTEKNKSTTISTYVAIKTINRIDKSRLLLVKNSSNNISMKIKREITIMKQCNHPNIVKLYQVIDDLRFDKILLILEYCQYGEIDWKRYNHYREKYRKIDTESTRGNTNSIPQTRLTLNKILRDIINGLEYLHDYKHIIHRDLKPSNLLINQNNTVKISDFGVSLLLENNANDAKELAKIMGTPAFYAPELCQFVNNRFSMVTNEDHAGNKIKISYNIDIWSLGVTLYCLSFNNLPFNGNNEFEMCKNIVKSELQFPLIKHSSKVTENDIQELKCLKDLIKKILVKDPDERISLKEIKVHPFTTFDLSELEKKKFFKFNQNIFKAEDCKKELDVDGAIPASSPQSSSLSKRIKNLFSSKSPVATTATTTTSSPPPATTLPSTPGNSSSKHTPSNLKYNNLSLKELEHVDDLLDSYLDDSSSLGSIEGDDEGVDTSNILGDLDKDTNYDHSPSQLQEKASDLTKNATQVETKHKPQPLDLKQAVTSFPPLPPPRGNFSSSLEVTNNSNDNTSSPVTPINENITTIIGERSPVNNYNGINDNIGDFPKPSRQSFEKQNKSASLASMTYQPTIISLSSPVKTKSESWGGKPNNTSIHNSIGGISDNHKHLNMFEPPSIFRESKPQPPSEGNKSATVGNTENSFGSTSRRNSNTSQHFGYGLSRITSSSSSLNLNAYLTDDDDDNDINSALMPESNRSSSISTRYSLKSIQQQSQPPPPQQQQQDKSQNIEHNEDHDESEEGDSTIIANNYQIMRNYNDMSSYLDGLD